From a region of the Umboniibacter marinipuniceus genome:
- the gluQRS gene encoding tRNA glutamyl-Q(34) synthetase GluQRS, which produces MIGRFAPTPSGPLHFGSLCCALASFLDCRANQGVWRLRIDDIDPPRCVSGSAETIQQQLQDFSLFWDGDITWQSQQLQAYQDQLLRLVNDGAVYRCNCNRKQLQSQNGFELGYCINHPPAANETCALRMNLQGEQSWHDLFLGPQNFDISTHPELCVRRRDGLIGYPLATVLDDISMGITHVIRGADLLPAAASQLALFAYLDYPAPQFGHIPIATNVDGNKLSKQNHAEPLRSANRPQQLRAALAHLGQASSEATGSVEDVIRQAISSWDRSAVPQGR; this is translated from the coding sequence ATGATAGGAAGATTTGCTCCCACCCCATCAGGACCACTCCACTTTGGCTCCCTCTGTTGTGCCTTAGCCTCGTTCCTCGACTGCCGCGCAAACCAAGGGGTTTGGCGACTTCGAATTGATGATATTGATCCGCCTCGCTGTGTTTCGGGGAGCGCAGAGACTATCCAACAACAACTGCAAGACTTTTCGCTCTTCTGGGACGGAGACATCACTTGGCAGAGTCAGCAGCTGCAAGCCTACCAAGACCAATTGCTACGACTTGTTAATGACGGGGCTGTGTATCGTTGCAACTGCAATCGAAAGCAACTCCAAAGCCAAAATGGATTTGAGCTGGGCTATTGTATAAATCATCCTCCGGCTGCGAACGAAACTTGCGCCTTGAGGATGAATCTTCAAGGTGAGCAGTCATGGCATGACCTATTCCTTGGGCCGCAAAACTTTGATATCTCAACCCACCCAGAACTCTGTGTGCGCCGCCGAGATGGGTTGATTGGCTATCCCCTCGCCACCGTTTTAGATGACATCTCAATGGGCATCACACACGTTATTCGCGGCGCTGACTTGCTTCCAGCGGCGGCAAGTCAACTGGCTCTCTTCGCCTATTTGGATTACCCGGCGCCACAATTTGGTCATATTCCCATCGCCACCAACGTGGACGGCAATAAGCTATCAAAGCAGAATCATGCTGAGCCTCTGCGCTCAGCAAACCGTCCGCAACAACTTCGAGCAGCGCTAGCTCATTTGGGGCAAGCGTCCAGTGAAGCTACAGGTAGTGTCGAGGACGTTATTCGCCAAGCGATTTCATCGTGGGATCGAAGTGCCGTCCCGCAAGGGCGTTAA
- the sfsA gene encoding DNA/RNA nuclease SfsA — MSLSSREYLVQMSLTPAVLIRRYKRFLADVELSGELVTVYCPNTGAMTGCGQAGDTVWLSISDKPSRKYRYTWELTETQSGHWICVNPQRANEFLGQALERRLMASHSHYTNCIAEQKYGEEGSRIDFLLQTESKLNGYVEAKSCTLLIQEDGVGAFPDAKSVRAHKHLRELTRLARQGVPTYLVYVVLHSGIRSVRPASEIDPHYALLTTEAIAAGLEVFILPAGIDQKGLFWLEDASNLRLAN, encoded by the coding sequence GTGTCTTTGAGTTCAAGAGAATATTTAGTCCAGATGTCACTGACGCCAGCAGTCTTAATTCGGCGTTACAAGCGATTCCTAGCCGACGTAGAGCTGTCTGGAGAGTTAGTAACCGTTTATTGCCCTAATACAGGAGCAATGACAGGCTGTGGGCAGGCTGGTGATACAGTTTGGTTAAGCATCAGTGATAAGCCGTCTCGTAAATACCGCTACACATGGGAGCTGACGGAAACGCAGTCAGGGCATTGGATTTGTGTGAACCCGCAGCGCGCCAATGAGTTTTTGGGGCAAGCACTGGAGCGTCGATTGATGGCCTCACACTCTCATTACACAAATTGTATAGCGGAACAAAAATACGGAGAAGAAGGCAGTCGAATTGATTTTCTTCTGCAAACTGAGTCGAAGCTGAATGGCTATGTTGAAGCAAAGAGTTGCACGCTATTAATTCAAGAGGATGGGGTGGGCGCATTTCCCGATGCGAAGTCCGTGAGAGCGCATAAACACCTCCGAGAATTGACGCGTTTGGCGCGACAAGGCGTGCCTACCTACTTAGTCTATGTAGTGTTACATTCAGGAATTCGCTCGGTAAGGCCCGCAAGCGAAATCGATCCCCACTATGCACTCCTAACAACGGAAGCAATAGCGGCGGGGCTAGAAGTCTTTATTTTACCGGCAGGAATTGATCAAAAGGGACTTTTCTGGCTTGAGGATGCCAGTAATCTGCGACTAGCAAATTAG
- the dksA gene encoding RNA polymerase-binding protein DksA → MANQASFSLHGIAPYKEKKGEEYMNIKQREHFTALLQAWKKELMEEVDRTVSHMRDEASNFPDPADRATQEEEFSLELRTRDRERKLIKKIESTLDLIEADDYGYCETCGVDIGIRRLEARPTATLCIDCKTLDEIKERQMA, encoded by the coding sequence ATGGCAAATCAAGCCAGTTTTTCACTTCATGGCATCGCTCCCTATAAAGAAAAAAAGGGCGAAGAGTACATGAATATCAAGCAGCGTGAGCACTTCACTGCGTTGCTACAAGCCTGGAAGAAAGAACTCATGGAAGAAGTTGACCGCACCGTTTCGCATATGCGTGATGAAGCGTCCAACTTTCCTGATCCCGCCGACCGTGCTACTCAGGAAGAAGAATTCAGTTTAGAACTGCGTACTCGTGACCGTGAACGCAAACTGATTAAGAAAATTGAATCAACACTCGATTTGATTGAAGCAGATGATTACGGTTACTGTGAAACCTGTGGTGTTGATATTGGCATTCGCCGCCTTGAGGCGCGCCCTACAGCTACTTTGTGTATCGACTGCAAAACACTCGATGAAATCAAAGAACGCCAGATGGCCTAA
- a CDS encoding Rieske (2Fe-2S) protein produces MTEAAKHTIGSVLKAKLKLGLNLVSVSNRDIILIRNRDDFIAFENRCPHRNKALYRDDSTLEFDQHHLICQHHGAIFELPHGECIAGPCAEEKLTPISLSATDQTLTLYLAPDHSAQGKHDD; encoded by the coding sequence ATGACTGAAGCCGCTAAGCACACTATAGGGTCCGTTCTAAAAGCAAAGCTTAAACTTGGCTTAAATCTGGTTTCCGTGAGTAATCGGGATATTATCTTAATTCGTAACCGTGACGACTTCATTGCCTTTGAGAACCGCTGCCCTCACCGCAATAAGGCGCTCTACCGAGACGACTCGACGTTAGAATTCGATCAACACCACCTTATATGCCAACATCACGGAGCGATTTTTGAGCTACCACACGGAGAGTGTATTGCCGGCCCTTGCGCCGAGGAGAAGCTAACTCCAATATCCTTAAGCGCAACAGATCAAACGCTGACACTCTATTTGGCCCCGGATCATAGCGCTCAGGGTAAACACGACGACTAA
- a CDS encoding methyltransferase — translation MTDPAIELLKPFVCGDTLLLADEHWSLEDCIKAKHCITNRFRSALPDSVLFNDFVAPQDEQYSRVVYRLSKERAVVYRCLNLAAEMLSLNGQLVIAGGNKEGIKTALKQAKQLFGPQIETTLHSGYRLAIISKAQAITAIDDNNYTQLRELNVKGQAFWSKPGLFGWDKVDRGSEILVAAIDKQLDGSVLDLGCGWGFLSRAALKQDIDSLTASDNNAAALIATTKNLAPWAHKVTVVADDCGESLAARQFNHIICNPPFHQGFDHQTQLTEKFINQSARLVRRDGTVWWVVNQFVGVSQLAQRAFNQRDHIERRDGFDVWRLSGPKDLAN, via the coding sequence ATGACAGATCCAGCCATTGAATTATTAAAGCCCTTCGTCTGTGGCGATACCTTGCTGCTAGCAGACGAGCATTGGTCGCTCGAAGACTGTATTAAAGCCAAACACTGTATCACCAATCGGTTTCGTTCAGCGCTACCGGATTCCGTTCTTTTTAACGACTTCGTTGCGCCTCAAGATGAGCAGTATTCGCGCGTCGTTTATCGACTGAGTAAGGAGCGGGCCGTCGTCTATCGCTGCCTAAATCTCGCCGCGGAAATGCTTTCTCTTAATGGTCAACTAGTCATCGCAGGTGGTAATAAAGAAGGGATTAAGACCGCGCTGAAGCAGGCCAAGCAGCTGTTCGGGCCACAAATTGAAACCACCCTTCACAGCGGTTATCGACTGGCGATTATTAGCAAGGCGCAGGCAATAACGGCTATCGATGACAACAATTATACACAGCTACGAGAACTTAACGTTAAGGGACAGGCATTCTGGTCTAAGCCTGGCCTATTTGGTTGGGACAAAGTAGATCGTGGTTCTGAGATTTTAGTTGCCGCAATTGATAAGCAGTTAGATGGATCAGTTTTAGACCTAGGTTGTGGCTGGGGCTTTCTCTCTAGGGCCGCGCTTAAGCAAGACATTGACTCATTAACCGCTAGTGACAACAACGCGGCAGCGTTGATTGCTACAACAAAGAATTTGGCACCGTGGGCCCATAAGGTGACGGTTGTAGCGGACGATTGCGGTGAATCATTAGCGGCTAGACAATTCAATCACATTATATGTAATCCACCCTTCCATCAGGGATTTGACCACCAGACTCAACTTACTGAAAAGTTCATCAACCAGAGCGCGAGGCTCGTGCGTCGTGACGGCACCGTTTGGTGGGTAGTAAATCAATTCGTGGGTGTGAGTCAGTTGGCCCAGCGGGCGTTTAACCAGCGCGACCATATCGAACGCCGAGATGGCTTTGACGTATGGCGTCTTAGCGGCCCGAAGGATTTAGCAAACTAG
- a CDS encoding pseudouridine synthase: MKTKANIRLDRWLAEHSNLSRSEAKAAVRAKRVKVDCHLAISASQKVDSEAVILVDNELVAIRVPQYVMLHKPLGVICATIDGLHQTVIDLLPPAFKTLHPVGRLDKETTGLVILTDDGQWSHRVAHPKYNCEKRYLVTTKWPIPEATIERLLAGVVLRDDPTPVAAKSIDRLADNQLMITISEGRYHQVRRMIAACENRVMQLHRTNIGSLELDISEGEWRQLTPEEVSSLA, encoded by the coding sequence TTGAAGACGAAGGCTAATATCCGCTTGGATCGTTGGCTAGCCGAGCACTCAAACTTAAGCCGCAGCGAAGCCAAGGCCGCAGTGAGAGCTAAACGCGTTAAAGTAGACTGCCATCTCGCCATCAGCGCCAGCCAAAAGGTAGACTCGGAAGCGGTCATCCTAGTGGATAATGAGCTGGTTGCCATTCGTGTGCCTCAATATGTGATGTTGCACAAGCCCCTGGGCGTTATATGCGCAACCATAGATGGGCTTCACCAAACGGTAATAGACCTCCTGCCCCCAGCCTTCAAAACCCTCCACCCGGTTGGGAGACTGGACAAGGAGACTACTGGCCTCGTCATCCTTACTGACGATGGTCAGTGGAGCCACCGAGTTGCTCACCCCAAGTACAATTGCGAGAAGCGTTACTTAGTCACTACTAAATGGCCGATCCCTGAAGCAACCATTGAACGCCTCCTCGCTGGCGTTGTCTTACGTGACGACCCAACTCCCGTGGCGGCCAAATCTATCGATCGATTGGCCGACAACCAGCTCATGATTACAATTAGCGAAGGACGCTATCATCAAGTTCGGAGAATGATTGCGGCCTGTGAAAATCGTGTAATGCAATTGCATCGCACCAATATTGGCTCCTTGGAACTGGATATTAGTGAGGGAGAATGGCGACAATTAACGCCCGAAGAGGTTTCATCATTAGCATGA
- a CDS encoding sigma-54-dependent transcriptional regulator, with the protein MPHILVVEDEAIIRGSIKRLLLKANYQVTEATSVADALSKGELGQYDLVLSDLRMPGGEGTELIPFSTETPVLIMTSYASMKTAVDALKAGAADYIAKPFSNQDLLSSVAKNCKAKPKAKQTGSTSSTQSPIGKLIGQSAPMKKLFKLIYKVSATDATVLVNGETGTGKELIAQAIHQNSSRADNALVSVNCAAIPDTLIEAELFGHEKGAFTGADSARAGLVSAAHQGTLFLDEIGELPLAAQARLLRVLQEGEVRAIGSVQPKLVDVRIVAATHRNLKRLVESGEFREDLYYRLNVIQLVIPALRDRGADKLEIANSLLGRYLEKFDRPATNFSLEAEQAISRYSWPGNVRELENAVQRGVILSDPGNAIEADDLGIETEQSPEVIDEISVNATSPSRAPSQLVESAEAGTDLEEYFQRFVLENQDAMSETELARRLGVSRKCLWERRQRLGIPRKRSSVQPVS; encoded by the coding sequence ATGCCCCACATCTTAGTTGTTGAAGATGAAGCTATTATTCGCGGCTCTATAAAACGCCTATTGTTGAAGGCTAATTATCAGGTTACCGAAGCAACCTCTGTGGCCGATGCGTTAAGCAAAGGCGAATTGGGCCAATACGACCTGGTACTCAGTGATCTTCGTATGCCAGGCGGTGAAGGCACTGAACTAATACCTTTTTCAACTGAAACTCCCGTCCTTATCATGACTAGCTACGCCAGTATGAAAACTGCCGTTGATGCGCTGAAAGCCGGTGCGGCTGACTACATCGCCAAACCGTTCAGTAATCAAGACCTCCTTTCTAGTGTTGCAAAGAATTGCAAAGCTAAACCCAAAGCCAAGCAAACGGGATCCACCAGTTCTACTCAATCACCAATAGGCAAACTCATTGGCCAATCGGCACCAATGAAAAAGTTGTTTAAGCTGATTTATAAAGTATCCGCCACAGATGCTACGGTACTGGTGAATGGTGAGACGGGCACGGGTAAGGAACTCATTGCTCAGGCTATTCACCAAAACTCCAGTCGCGCTGACAATGCTCTGGTATCGGTTAACTGCGCTGCGATTCCCGATACTTTGATTGAAGCAGAGCTATTCGGTCATGAAAAAGGGGCGTTTACGGGTGCTGATTCAGCTCGCGCGGGGTTGGTATCCGCTGCGCATCAGGGTACTTTATTCCTCGATGAGATTGGCGAGCTCCCGCTCGCCGCCCAGGCTAGGCTCCTTCGCGTACTTCAGGAAGGTGAAGTTCGAGCTATTGGTTCGGTTCAACCCAAATTAGTGGATGTTCGTATCGTTGCGGCAACACATAGAAACCTAAAACGGCTGGTTGAAAGCGGGGAGTTTCGCGAGGATCTATACTATCGCCTCAACGTTATTCAACTCGTCATTCCTGCACTTCGCGATCGCGGTGCAGATAAACTGGAGATCGCCAATAGTCTTCTAGGTCGCTATCTTGAGAAATTCGATCGCCCTGCTACCAACTTTTCCTTAGAGGCAGAGCAAGCTATATCTCGGTACTCGTGGCCTGGAAATGTTAGGGAACTAGAGAACGCGGTTCAACGCGGCGTTATTCTCTCAGACCCCGGCAACGCAATCGAGGCTGACGATCTTGGAATTGAGACCGAGCAGAGCCCTGAAGTCATCGACGAAATCAGCGTCAACGCCACTAGCCCAAGCAGAGCACCAAGTCAGCTTGTTGAGTCGGCTGAGGCTGGCACCGATCTCGAAGAATACTTTCAACGCTTCGTGTTAGAAAACCAAGACGCGATGTCGGAAACCGAACTTGCCCGTCGACTAGGGGTATCGCGTAAGTGTTTGTGGGAGCGCCGGCAGCGTTTGGGAATTCCTAGGAAGCGTTCATCCGTCCAACCGGTCAGCTAA
- the pcnB gene encoding polynucleotide adenylyltransferase PcnB produces MLNWLLNKVRPSKPHEPVAYSRDEHIISRKHISRNALKVMSRLHGANYAAYLVGGGVRDLLLGKRPKDFDIATDATPEEVRKLFRNSRIIGRRFRIVHVRFGPEIIEVTTFRGHHSDGDQSTSKQSDSGLLLRDNVFGDIEDDAIRRDFTINALYYTTEDFSVFDFTGGVNDLDNRIVRMIGDPETRYREDPVRMLRAVRFAAKLGFEIEKSTAAAIYDCRHLLADIAPARLFDEVNKLFMSGQALATLNLLHQYRLFEILFPNTSQYLEDPIYREFLEQTMLNTDKRIRAERPVTPAFLYAALLWPDFNERVKLAKGMPIFDAIREAANAVFSQQIRITAVPKRFSAQIREIWELQWRLPNRGGSRAQKLVEQSRFRAAYDFLLIREAAGEDCDGLGYWWTKYQQMDADERASLASKVPAAKRPRRRKRPGKPKPKS; encoded by the coding sequence ATGCTAAATTGGTTGTTAAACAAAGTCCGCCCGTCGAAACCGCATGAGCCGGTTGCCTATTCCCGAGACGAACACATCATCTCTCGCAAGCACATTAGTCGAAATGCGCTAAAGGTAATGAGCCGCCTCCACGGCGCAAATTACGCTGCCTATTTAGTAGGTGGTGGCGTTCGCGACCTACTTCTAGGAAAGCGCCCGAAAGACTTTGACATTGCCACCGATGCCACGCCCGAAGAAGTCCGAAAACTCTTTCGCAATTCACGTATTATCGGTCGCCGATTCCGTATCGTTCATGTACGTTTTGGCCCCGAGATCATTGAGGTAACTACTTTCCGAGGACACCATTCGGACGGTGACCAGTCCACCTCCAAACAATCGGACTCTGGGCTATTGCTTCGTGACAACGTTTTTGGTGACATTGAGGACGATGCTATCCGTCGTGACTTCACCATCAACGCGCTCTACTACACCACTGAAGATTTTAGTGTTTTTGACTTCACAGGTGGTGTCAACGATTTAGATAATCGCATTGTGCGAATGATTGGCGATCCTGAAACACGATATCGTGAAGATCCAGTGCGGATGCTTCGTGCTGTTCGTTTCGCCGCCAAACTTGGCTTCGAAATTGAGAAGTCCACGGCCGCTGCCATCTACGACTGTCGCCACTTACTAGCAGACATTGCCCCAGCAAGACTGTTTGACGAAGTGAACAAGTTGTTCATGTCCGGGCAAGCGCTCGCAACACTGAACTTATTACACCAGTATCGTCTCTTCGAGATCTTATTCCCGAATACATCGCAATACCTGGAAGATCCAATTTATCGCGAATTCCTTGAGCAAACGATGCTCAATACTGACAAACGAATTCGTGCCGAGCGGCCTGTCACTCCAGCTTTCTTATATGCTGCGTTACTCTGGCCAGACTTTAACGAACGCGTAAAACTTGCCAAGGGTATGCCAATCTTCGATGCTATCCGTGAAGCCGCCAACGCGGTCTTTTCGCAGCAAATTCGGATCACTGCGGTACCCAAGCGATTCTCCGCGCAAATTCGAGAAATCTGGGAACTGCAATGGCGACTCCCTAACCGTGGTGGAAGCCGTGCGCAAAAGTTGGTAGAACAAAGTCGCTTCCGCGCGGCATACGACTTCCTCTTAATCCGTGAGGCTGCCGGTGAAGACTGCGATGGTTTGGGCTATTGGTGGACGAAGTACCAGCAAATGGATGCAGATGAACGTGCAAGTTTAGCAAGTAAAGTGCCTGCGGCTAAGCGACCTCGTCGCAGAAAGCGCCCAGGAAAGCCTAAACCAAAGAGTTAA
- the folK gene encoding 2-amino-4-hydroxy-6-hydroxymethyldihydropteridine diphosphokinase codes for MQAFISFGSNLGDQVAIVESAINTLRATSAVTVVSVSPWYRSKAVGPGEQGDYLNGVIELATKLSAVDLLDFLQTLELNHGRERLIRWGSRTLDLDILYFDNQKIETDRLTIPHPRCTERSFVMRPWADVAADLTLDDKKVADIAAELTDDQLCLWQDNPID; via the coding sequence ATGCAGGCATTCATTAGCTTTGGCAGTAATCTCGGTGATCAAGTTGCAATTGTTGAGTCGGCGATTAACACGCTAAGAGCTACTAGCGCCGTGACAGTGGTGTCCGTCTCGCCTTGGTATCGATCCAAGGCAGTGGGCCCCGGAGAGCAAGGCGATTACCTCAATGGGGTTATCGAGTTAGCGACCAAACTTAGCGCAGTGGATCTGTTAGACTTCCTCCAAACCCTTGAACTCAATCACGGTCGCGAACGACTTATCCGCTGGGGCTCAAGAACGTTGGATCTCGATATTCTTTACTTCGATAATCAGAAAATCGAAACTGATCGTCTAACCATCCCCCACCCCAGATGTACCGAGCGCTCTTTTGTTATGCGACCTTGGGCTGATGTCGCCGCAGATCTGACACTTGATGACAAAAAAGTCGCTGATATTGCAGCAGAATTAACTGACGACCAGCTTTGCTTGTGGCAAGATAACCCTATCGACTAA
- a CDS encoding ATP-binding protein gives MTLEPWIVGLYAFLYLLSLFGLATLSEKNIIPVKISRSPLIHTLAQGTFISAWGYYGIVSLAQNYGYGALAYYLGAGAMLLFAPFLLIPMSRIANQFQLNSFADLMVFRFPSAKLGVSVTLILLVSALPLLALQIKAVAEAWQVLKVSNIETVSLNWAHATLFVIVTTVFTLVFGSGRLNLNGLVVALAAESILKLVGILAVGIVATFMVFDGIDDLNQWLVSNPDQAQILYQIRGQNNSPWLVLIFLSGSILVPHAFNYNNGRKLQLKTLRMGSWLIPMYLMLMALPLFPIIWAANSLGAPLANTDYAALGIALALENPWLLIIILFGGLSAATGTMVVVLLTVTSMTLNHLVLPSTGMPSRTSLYRWLATWQRYLVVILAAASLFFCYLVADASLTDLAFTAFMGTLQLTPALCALVLWPEARGRAISAGVLTGGISWFLLMVVPLVLGYPAVQLDLLGFQLGFGPAEWQSTLMASFGLNVVVMVIFHHLTHQTEEELAAAKLCGLNDISVPSRERLVALTPQAMIEALSPALGKPVAMAEVRRALKQQSLNLNERRPSELRKTRDQIEANLSGLMGPSIAKEVVDDSLPMREVVADDPVDLVQLEQRLSESRSALPGMAAELDRLRRHHRNTLEQMPIGVATFTTDFEIMLWNKTLENITHISPERATGTVMTALPEPWGEALHTFVSSGNNFQRLQLIVDGKRRYLDLSKARRGRNFKEGDSRILLVEDRTEIEQLQEQLLHKERLSSIGRLAAGVAHEIGNPVTGITCLAQELEEGVSADDAAEIAAQIQIQTGRISNIVQSMVNFSHPAGASDLSIRIDINRCINDAIALLALQHHRKSVNYLNNLEDAIEVMGDPTRLTQVFVNLLANARDASEDEADIRISAKLRGQWCFVRVQDDGHGIDANHIKKLFDPFFTTKEVGQGTGLGLAIVYNIIRQHGGEIDVASPRSNQSQGTEFTISLPLAPEESE, from the coding sequence GTGACTCTTGAGCCATGGATTGTAGGGCTCTATGCCTTTCTTTATTTACTGTCATTATTTGGCTTAGCTACGCTTTCTGAAAAGAACATCATTCCGGTAAAAATTAGCCGCAGCCCCCTTATTCACACCTTAGCTCAAGGTACTTTTATTTCGGCTTGGGGCTATTATGGCATTGTATCGTTAGCACAGAACTATGGTTATGGGGCTTTAGCCTACTACCTAGGTGCTGGCGCTATGCTGCTCTTCGCTCCATTCTTACTGATTCCAATGAGTAGAATTGCCAACCAATTTCAACTCAATTCTTTTGCCGACCTCATGGTGTTCCGCTTCCCGTCCGCCAAACTTGGGGTGTCGGTAACCTTAATTCTCCTCGTTTCCGCCCTACCGTTGCTTGCACTGCAAATCAAGGCCGTCGCAGAAGCTTGGCAAGTACTTAAGGTTAGCAACATCGAAACGGTCAGCCTAAACTGGGCCCACGCTACGCTGTTCGTCATTGTCACCACTGTCTTCACCCTCGTATTTGGCTCTGGACGGCTCAACTTGAATGGCTTGGTGGTTGCGCTGGCAGCAGAATCGATACTTAAATTGGTGGGGATCTTGGCGGTAGGTATCGTTGCTACCTTCATGGTCTTCGACGGAATTGATGACCTAAACCAATGGTTAGTAAGTAATCCGGACCAGGCACAAATCCTCTATCAGATACGAGGGCAAAATAATTCGCCCTGGCTCGTCCTCATCTTTCTCTCTGGCAGTATTTTGGTGCCACATGCCTTCAACTACAACAACGGTCGTAAGCTTCAGCTAAAAACCTTACGAATGGGCAGTTGGCTCATTCCCATGTATTTGATGCTCATGGCACTCCCGCTCTTTCCTATCATCTGGGCCGCGAACAGTTTGGGCGCACCGCTGGCTAACACCGATTACGCAGCACTGGGTATTGCTCTCGCGCTTGAAAATCCGTGGCTTTTGATCATTATCCTATTCGGTGGCCTGTCCGCCGCTACCGGCACCATGGTGGTCGTGTTACTCACCGTCACCAGCATGACGCTCAACCATCTCGTTCTGCCATCAACGGGCATGCCCTCTCGAACCAGTCTCTATCGTTGGCTAGCAACTTGGCAGCGCTATCTAGTCGTTATTCTCGCGGCCGCTTCGCTCTTCTTTTGTTATCTTGTCGCGGATGCCAGCCTCACGGACTTGGCGTTCACCGCCTTCATGGGGACCTTGCAACTTACCCCGGCACTTTGCGCACTTGTGCTATGGCCGGAAGCCCGCGGCAGAGCAATTAGCGCAGGGGTTCTGACTGGCGGCATCTCTTGGTTCCTCTTGATGGTTGTGCCACTAGTCTTAGGTTACCCCGCGGTACAGCTCGATTTACTAGGTTTCCAACTGGGTTTCGGCCCAGCTGAATGGCAAAGCACGCTGATGGCATCCTTTGGCTTGAACGTGGTTGTGATGGTGATCTTCCATCACCTCACTCATCAAACCGAAGAGGAACTTGCAGCGGCTAAGTTGTGCGGCCTGAATGACATATCTGTCCCCTCTCGTGAGCGACTCGTTGCGCTCACTCCCCAGGCAATGATTGAAGCGCTCTCTCCCGCACTCGGCAAGCCCGTGGCCATGGCGGAAGTTCGTCGGGCACTTAAACAACAATCGCTGAATCTCAACGAACGCCGTCCGTCCGAGCTCCGTAAGACTCGTGATCAAATTGAAGCTAATTTATCTGGTTTAATGGGCCCATCAATTGCTAAAGAGGTTGTTGATGACAGCTTGCCGATGCGCGAAGTGGTCGCCGATGACCCCGTGGATCTAGTGCAGCTAGAGCAACGTCTCTCTGAGAGCCGAAGTGCACTTCCCGGTATGGCGGCGGAGCTGGATCGATTGCGGCGACACCATCGTAATACCCTTGAGCAAATGCCTATCGGTGTCGCAACCTTTACTACCGATTTCGAGATAATGCTGTGGAATAAAACGCTGGAGAATATTACTCACATCTCTCCCGAACGCGCGACTGGGACCGTCATGACCGCCCTCCCTGAGCCCTGGGGTGAAGCCCTGCATACTTTTGTTTCGAGTGGTAACAACTTTCAACGTTTGCAACTGATTGTTGACGGAAAGCGACGCTATCTGGATCTTTCGAAGGCTCGCCGTGGTCGTAATTTTAAGGAAGGCGACAGCCGGATTCTGTTGGTCGAAGACCGAACGGAGATTGAGCAACTCCAGGAACAACTGCTTCACAAGGAGCGGCTTTCTTCTATCGGCCGCCTGGCCGCTGGGGTAGCTCACGAAATTGGCAATCCCGTAACAGGTATTACCTGCCTTGCTCAGGAATTAGAGGAAGGCGTCAGCGCCGATGATGCAGCGGAAATTGCTGCTCAAATACAGATTCAAACTGGTCGCATCAGTAATATTGTTCAGTCTATGGTCAACTTCTCCCATCCAGCCGGCGCTAGTGACCTATCTATTCGCATTGATATCAACCGCTGTATTAACGACGCTATAGCGCTATTGGCATTGCAACATCATCGCAAGTCTGTCAATTACCTGAATAACTTGGAAGATGCGATTGAGGTTATGGGCGATCCAACGCGCTTAACTCAGGTATTTGTCAATTTACTCGCGAATGCCCGCGACGCATCGGAAGACGAGGCGGATATTAGGATTAGCGCTAAGTTAAGAGGTCAATGGTGCTTTGTGCGAGTTCAAGATGACGGCCATGGGATTGATGCTAACCACATAAAGAAGCTATTCGATCCGTTCTTTACAACTAAGGAAGTTGGTCAAGGCACCGGATTAGGCCTTGCCATTGTCTATAATATTATCCGCCAGCATGGCGGAGAGATCGACGTCGCTTCGCCAAGAAGCAATCAGTCTCAGGGAACCGAATTCACCATTTCTCTGCCGTTAGCGCCAGAAGAAAGTGAATGA